From a region of the Halanaerobium hydrogeniformans genome:
- a CDS encoding YlbF family regulator: MSEVIKKAEILGDKLIESKAFRALKEAESTLENDTEALKLKKEMEEKQQTFASNRQNEKLKKELISLQQKLWQNEKIKNYIQTQKQFNNLMNKVNNIISQSLGIQQGGCAPGSGCC, encoded by the coding sequence ATGTCAGAAGTAATTAAAAAAGCAGAGATTTTAGGAGATAAGCTGATAGAATCTAAAGCTTTTAGAGCACTAAAAGAAGCAGAATCAACTCTTGAAAATGATACTGAGGCATTAAAACTAAAAAAAGAAATGGAAGAAAAACAGCAGACTTTTGCTTCTAATAGACAAAATGAAAAATTAAAAAAAGAGCTAATATCACTTCAACAAAAGCTTTGGCAAAATGAAAAAATAAAGAATTATATACAAACACAAAAGCAGTTTAATAATTTGATGAATAAAGTTAATAATATAATTTCGCAAAGTCTTGGTATTCAACAGGGAGGATGTGCTCCTGGTTCAGGCTGTTGTTAA
- a CDS encoding ArsR/SmtB family transcription factor: protein MDINKKLVKMLKALADENRLMMIELLSYNSMCSCHFVEELEISQPNVSHHLKILKEAGLINATKRGRWIDYSLNTESIELIKAEINSILAESAVISNFKNYDCD, encoded by the coding sequence ATGGATATCAATAAAAAGCTTGTTAAAATGTTAAAGGCTTTAGCAGATGAAAATAGGTTAATGATGATAGAATTATTAAGCTATAATAGTATGTGCAGCTGTCACTTTGTAGAAGAATTAGAAATTAGTCAGCCTAATGTATCACATCATCTTAAAATTTTAAAAGAAGCTGGATTAATAAATGCTACAAAAAGGGGCCGTTGGATCGATTACAGCTTAAATACAGAAAGTATTGAGCTAATCAAAGCTGAAATTAATAGTATTTTAGCAGAATCTGCTGTAATTTCTAATTTTAAAAATTACGATTGTGATTAA
- a CDS encoding ArsA family ATPase: MSKNVSKYIFFSGKGGVGKTSMASTTGVHYAEKGLKTIIVTTDPAANLADVFQQKIGHQVTPIDGVENLFAMEIDSKKATEEYKEQTLAPMREIFNEKMLAVVEEQLNSPCTEEMASFDRFIDFMDDDSYDVVIFDTAPTGHTIRLLELPVDWSKHIEESAEGSGQTCMGPVQNIQDSKEKYDRAIELLKDEKRTEFIFVMHPESSSIRETQRASKELREIGINTSSLIVNGIIPKEECNNPFFKKRGEMQQKHLKEIQQKIDLPIKKMELLDDEIKGLDILRNVADKLYKEAV, from the coding sequence ATGTCTAAAAACGTTAGTAAATATATCTTTTTTTCAGGTAAGGGTGGAGTAGGTAAAACATCAATGGCTTCAACAACTGGAGTTCATTACGCAGAAAAAGGTTTAAAAACAATCATAGTAACAACTGATCCTGCAGCTAATTTAGCAGATGTTTTCCAGCAAAAAATAGGTCATCAGGTTACTCCAATAGATGGAGTAGAAAATCTTTTTGCAATGGAAATAGATTCAAAAAAAGCTACTGAAGAATACAAAGAGCAAACTCTAGCCCCAATGCGTGAAATTTTTAATGAAAAAATGCTGGCAGTTGTAGAAGAACAATTAAATTCACCCTGTACTGAAGAAATGGCTTCATTTGATCGTTTTATAGATTTTATGGATGATGATAGCTATGATGTTGTTATTTTTGATACAGCTCCTACAGGCCATACAATCAGGCTTTTAGAGCTACCTGTTGATTGGAGTAAACATATAGAAGAAAGTGCAGAAGGTAGTGGGCAAACTTGTATGGGGCCTGTACAAAATATTCAGGATTCTAAAGAAAAGTATGACAGGGCAATTGAACTACTAAAAGATGAAAAAAGAACAGAATTTATTTTTGTGATGCACCCAGAAAGTAGTTCTATTAGAGAGACACAAAGAGCCAGTAAAGAATTAAGAGAAATTGGCATAAATACTAGCTCCTTAATAGTAAATGGGATAATACCTAAAGAAGAGTGTAACAATCCTTTCTTTAAAAAACGGGGAGAAATGCAACAAAAACATCTAAAAGAGATACAGCAAAAAATAGATTTGCCAATTAAAAAAATGGAGTTATTAGATGATGAAATTAAAGGCTTAGATATTTTAAGAAATGTTGCAGATAAGCTTTATAAGGAGGCTGTTTAA
- a CDS encoding ABC transporter ATP-binding protein, whose translation MANVTLKNVYKRFGDVVAVRDQSLEIRDKEFLVLVGPSGCGKSTTLRMIAGLEEISEGIIEIGDEVVNDVAPKDRDIAMVFQNYALYPHMNVYDNMAFGLKLRKFPKKEIERRVQEAADILGIEELLKRKPKELSGGQRQRVALGRAIVREPKVFLMDEPLSNLDAKLRVQMRTELSKLHDRLKTTMIYVTHDQTEAMTMGDRIVVLKDGLIQQVDDPLTLYNEPNNMFVAGFIGSPAMNFMDAEIKKEGDIFYIDGDGTFKIRVPEDKEDLIKDYVNKDVVFGVRPEDIVDTAISHDFKVEEDNSFEAEVEVVEPMGSEIYLYLAEESHSLIARVEAESTAEVGDRMSLGVDLRKIHVFDAETEDVIF comes from the coding sequence ATGGCAAATGTTACATTAAAAAATGTTTATAAGCGTTTTGGTGATGTTGTGGCAGTTCGTGATCAAAGTTTAGAAATCAGGGATAAAGAATTTTTAGTATTAGTTGGGCCTTCTGGTTGTGGTAAGTCTACAACTTTAAGAATGATTGCCGGTTTAGAAGAAATTAGTGAGGGAATAATTGAAATCGGGGATGAAGTTGTTAATGATGTAGCTCCTAAAGATAGAGATATAGCAATGGTTTTTCAGAACTATGCTCTTTATCCCCATATGAATGTTTATGATAATATGGCATTTGGTTTAAAACTACGTAAATTTCCTAAAAAAGAAATTGAAAGAAGAGTTCAAGAAGCTGCTGATATTTTGGGAATAGAAGAATTATTAAAGAGAAAACCAAAAGAACTATCTGGTGGACAGAGACAGAGGGTAGCACTTGGAAGAGCAATAGTTCGTGAACCAAAGGTATTTTTGATGGATGAACCTCTTTCTAATCTTGATGCGAAATTAAGGGTTCAGATGAGAACAGAACTCTCTAAATTACATGATAGATTAAAAACAACTATGATTTATGTTACCCATGATCAAACAGAAGCTATGACAATGGGGGATAGAATTGTAGTACTTAAAGATGGACTTATTCAGCAGGTTGATGATCCGCTGACTCTCTATAATGAACCAAACAATATGTTTGTAGCTGGATTTATTGGCTCACCTGCTATGAACTTTATGGATGCAGAAATAAAAAAAGAAGGAGATATTTTTTATATTGATGGTGATGGTACATTTAAAATTAGGGTACCAGAAGATAAAGAGGATTTGATTAAAGATTATGTTAATAAAGATGTAGTGTTTGGAGTAAGACCAGAAGATATTGTTGATACAGCAATAAGTCATGACTTTAAAGTTGAAGAAGATAATTCTTTTGAAGCTGAAGTAGAGGTTGTAGAACCAATGGGATCTGAAATATATCTCTATCTTGCTGAAGAAAGTCACTCTTTAATTGCGCGGGTAGAAGCTGAAAGTACAGCTGAAGTTGGAGATAGAATGAGTTTAGGAGTAGATTTAAGAAAAATTCATGTGTTTGATGCCGAAACAGAAGATGTTATATTCTAA
- a CDS encoding Tex family protein, translating into MAKYIEMDILKLTAEELKLKKNNVKAVVELLDSGNTVPFIARYRKEMTGSLDELEIRNIEEKIDYLRRLLQRKNEVAAAADKVDKYSGQLKEKLIKADTLQEVEDLYRPFKSKKKTKADKAIEKGLKPLAELIFKQEELATTPEQLAQEYIDPEKALENIEDVLSGAEDIIAGDISDDAELRKKLREFVFAKSDIVSELKNEEEAEKFRDYYEFKESINKIPPHRILALNRGEKEEVLRVKIVCDEDKAVKIINDHFEFEKNQYYPFIENALDYAYKRMIFPSLEREVRNHLTDKAEEKAVNNFSTNLKSLLMQPPLVGKKVLAIDPAFRTGCKIAVLAENGDLLDTAAIYPHAPVNNLEESVEVTAKLIKKHDVDLIVIGNGTASRETEIFVVNMIKNGLDIEYTIVSEAGASVYSASKLARQEFPELDVSIRGAISIGRRIQDPLAELVKIEPKSLGVGMYQHDISQKRLEKALNEVVVDAVHHVGVELNTASAALLTYVSGISSNNAQKIIDHRSEKGGFKTRKELLDVYGFGPKTYEQAAGFLRIDSDADPFALTPIHPESYKEAERILNKIDHQSSDIKDDQTLEKIREKIKTLNIIETAETLEIGIPTTKDIIKAIQQPGRDPRASMPGPVFRKDILKIEDIEEGMIFTGKVRNIVDFGAFIDIGLKQDGLLHISEMSDFYLNDPFEILQIGQNVDVKVLNVDKKRERISFTLKFF; encoded by the coding sequence ATGGCTAAATACATTGAAATGGATATTTTGAAATTAACTGCTGAAGAATTGAAATTAAAAAAGAATAATGTAAAGGCAGTAGTAGAACTCTTGGATTCTGGGAATACAGTTCCTTTTATTGCAAGATATAGAAAAGAAATGACAGGAAGTTTAGATGAGCTAGAAATCAGAAATATAGAAGAAAAAATTGATTATTTAAGGAGATTACTGCAAAGAAAAAACGAAGTAGCTGCTGCAGCTGATAAAGTTGATAAATACAGTGGTCAGCTTAAGGAAAAACTGATAAAAGCTGATACCTTACAGGAAGTAGAAGATCTTTATAGACCCTTTAAAAGCAAGAAAAAAACTAAAGCTGATAAAGCTATTGAAAAAGGTCTTAAACCTTTAGCAGAGCTTATTTTTAAACAGGAGGAATTGGCTACAACTCCTGAGCAATTAGCACAGGAGTATATAGACCCAGAAAAAGCTTTAGAAAATATTGAAGATGTATTAAGTGGAGCAGAAGATATTATTGCGGGAGATATATCTGATGATGCTGAACTTAGAAAAAAATTGAGAGAATTTGTTTTTGCTAAATCGGATATAGTATCAGAACTAAAAAATGAAGAAGAAGCGGAAAAATTTAGGGATTATTATGAATTTAAAGAATCAATTAATAAGATTCCTCCCCACAGGATATTAGCTTTAAACAGGGGAGAAAAAGAGGAAGTATTGAGGGTTAAGATTGTCTGTGATGAAGATAAGGCAGTTAAAATAATTAATGATCATTTTGAGTTTGAAAAAAATCAATATTATCCTTTTATTGAAAATGCTCTAGATTATGCCTATAAAAGAATGATCTTTCCCTCTTTGGAAAGAGAAGTTAGAAATCATTTAACTGATAAAGCTGAAGAAAAAGCTGTTAATAATTTTTCCACCAATTTAAAATCACTTTTGATGCAGCCCCCATTAGTTGGTAAAAAAGTTTTAGCAATTGATCCGGCTTTTAGAACAGGCTGTAAAATTGCTGTTCTAGCAGAAAACGGAGATTTATTAGATACAGCTGCTATTTATCCTCATGCACCTGTCAATAATCTGGAAGAATCAGTTGAAGTTACAGCAAAGCTTATAAAAAAACATGATGTTGATTTAATTGTAATAGGTAATGGAACTGCAAGTAGAGAAACTGAAATTTTTGTTGTTAATATGATAAAAAATGGCTTAGATATTGAATATACTATTGTGAGTGAGGCAGGAGCTTCAGTTTATTCTGCTTCAAAATTAGCTCGTCAGGAATTTCCTGAGCTTGATGTATCTATCAGAGGAGCTATTTCGATTGGAAGGAGGATTCAAGATCCACTAGCAGAGCTTGTAAAAATAGAGCCTAAATCACTGGGGGTAGGTATGTATCAGCATGATATAAGTCAAAAGAGATTAGAGAAAGCTTTAAATGAGGTGGTTGTTGATGCTGTCCATCATGTTGGGGTTGAATTAAATACTGCTTCTGCAGCTTTATTAACCTATGTTTCAGGTATTTCATCCAATAATGCTCAAAAAATTATTGATCATAGAAGTGAAAAAGGTGGTTTTAAAACAAGAAAAGAATTGCTTGATGTATATGGATTCGGTCCAAAAACCTATGAACAGGCAGCGGGGTTTTTAAGAATTGATTCTGATGCTGATCCATTTGCTTTAACTCCTATTCATCCAGAGTCATATAAAGAAGCAGAAAGAATTTTAAACAAAATAGATCATCAATCCAGTGATATTAAAGATGATCAGACTTTAGAAAAAATCAGGGAAAAGATAAAAACTTTAAATATTATAGAAACTGCCGAAACCCTTGAAATTGGAATACCAACTACTAAAGATATTATAAAAGCTATACAACAGCCTGGAAGGGATCCAAGGGCTTCAATGCCAGGGCCAGTGTTTAGAAAAGATATCTTAAAAATTGAAGATATTGAAGAAGGAATGATTTTTACCGGTAAAGTTAGAAATATTGTCGATTTTGGAGCTTTTATTGATATTGGATTAAAGCAGGATGGCCTACTTCATATATCTGAAATGAGCGATTTTTATTTAAATGATCCTTTTGAAATTCTACAAATTGGCCAAAATGTTGATGTAAAAGTTTTAAATGTTGATAAAAAAAGGGAAAGAATTTCTTTTACTTTAAAATTTTTTTGA
- a CDS encoding FtsB family cell division protein — MPRNRKDFLLNPFVIAVVSVILIIAAFNFWNNLSRMSRLDEEIEEMEARIAQAEAENEELKYQLENTTDEEYIEQVAREKLGLVKPGEMLLVPIEEQEETEEETDND, encoded by the coding sequence ATGCCTCGTAATAGAAAAGATTTTTTGCTTAATCCTTTTGTAATAGCTGTTGTTTCTGTAATTTTGATCATTGCAGCTTTTAACTTTTGGAACAATTTATCCAGGATGAGCCGTCTAGACGAAGAGATAGAAGAGATGGAAGCAAGAATAGCTCAAGCAGAAGCAGAAAATGAAGAATTAAAATATCAGCTTGAAAATACTACTGATGAAGAGTACATAGAGCAGGTTGCCAGGGAGAAATTAGGTCTGGTTAAACCCGGTGAAATGCTTTTAGTTCCTATCGAAGAGCAGGAAGAAACTGAAGAAGAAACAGATAATGATTAA
- a CDS encoding Ppx/GppA phosphatase family protein has translation MKKLSGQKTARFARKGLINLQAAAIDIGTNSSRLLIGELNCQENGINILERELQITRLGEGVDANKKLTKNAVNRVIKAIREYKNIMDKYDLKSIRVVGTSALRDVHNSEILTKEIKEIGFELQIISGEKEAQLNFLGAASSLKDQFLLLDIGGGSTEFIWPADKEINYKSLDIGCVRMTERFINNPEAEVSEEEIKNIEEFTLDLLSKELDLPQNLRLKGVGGTITTLAAVKHRMAVYDSSKIEGSKLNVFELNDFLTDFKDMNLVERSQVKGLQAERADIITAGLVILISILNFCACNNLTVSDKDLLYGLLKEQLF, from the coding sequence TTGAAAAAATTGAGTGGCCAGAAAACTGCTCGATTTGCCAGGAAAGGATTGATAAATTTGCAAGCAGCAGCAATTGATATAGGGACAAATTCTTCTAGGTTATTAATTGGTGAATTAAACTGCCAGGAAAATGGAATAAATATACTAGAAAGAGAACTTCAAATAACCAGACTTGGTGAAGGTGTAGATGCTAACAAAAAACTAACAAAAAATGCTGTAAATAGAGTTATAAAAGCGATTAGAGAATATAAAAATATAATGGATAAATATGATTTAAAAAGTATTAGAGTTGTTGGTACAAGTGCTCTAAGAGATGTACATAATTCAGAGATTTTAACTAAAGAAATAAAAGAGATTGGTTTTGAACTGCAAATAATTAGTGGAGAAAAAGAAGCTCAATTAAATTTTTTAGGGGCAGCTTCAAGTTTAAAAGACCAATTTTTGTTGCTTGATATCGGTGGTGGAAGCACCGAATTTATTTGGCCAGCTGATAAAGAGATTAATTACAAAAGTCTTGATATCGGTTGTGTTAGAATGACAGAGCGTTTTATTAATAATCCAGAAGCTGAAGTGTCAGAAGAAGAAATCAAAAACATCGAAGAATTCACTTTAGATTTACTTAGTAAAGAGTTAGATTTACCCCAAAATTTAAGATTAAAAGGAGTAGGTGGTACAATAACTACTTTAGCTGCAGTTAAGCATAGAATGGCAGTGTATGATAGCAGCAAAATTGAAGGGAGTAAATTAAATGTTTTTGAATTGAATGATTTTTTAACTGATTTTAAAGATATGAATTTAGTAGAAAGATCACAAGTCAAAGGCTTACAAGCGGAAAGAGCAGATATAATAACAGCCGGATTGGTAATTTTAATCAGTATTTTAAATTTCTGTGCTTGTAATAATTTAACTGTAAGTGACAAAGATTTATTATATGGTTTGTTAAAAGAGCAGTTATTTTAA
- a CDS encoding IS30 family transposase, with translation MCQSNCNTKRSKGKHLNFDDRKLIKHLYNVQEKNYTEIGEELNCHRTTISREIKKGEVELDNGDGTTRKEYVPEIAQKVYEFNNSNKGPDLKIDKNKELAEFIEEKIKELRSPAAVAKDIEESDKFEIQLHWKTIYNYIDKGVLNIDRSDLPHGNYKTGKDRPKESESTTRRKEGRTIRDRPEGADTREEFGHWEMDLVEGLKQKDEPALLVLTERQTRQEIIEKIPNKKAKSVVKGLDRIERRFGVVNFRETFKSITTDNGSEFADYEGIEQSYTGSSIPRTSLYYCDAYCSWQRGSNEVANKFIRRFLPKGTSFKGIKRKLIKKIQDFINTYPRKMFNYENSDKLFKEKLSFSV, from the coding sequence ATGTGTCAAAGTAATTGTAACACAAAACGAAGCAAAGGAAAACACCTGAATTTTGATGATCGCAAATTAATTAAACATTTATATAATGTCCAAGAAAAAAATTATACTGAAATAGGCGAAGAATTAAACTGCCATAGAACAACAATCAGTCGAGAAATAAAAAAAGGTGAGGTAGAACTTGATAATGGTGATGGAACAACCAGAAAAGAATATGTACCAGAGATAGCACAGAAAGTATATGAATTTAATAATTCGAATAAAGGCCCTGATTTAAAAATCGATAAAAATAAAGAGTTAGCAGAATTTATAGAAGAAAAAATCAAGGAATTAAGATCTCCTGCAGCAGTGGCAAAAGACATTGAAGAATCAGATAAATTTGAAATTCAATTACACTGGAAAACAATCTATAATTACATAGATAAAGGTGTTTTGAATATAGACAGAAGCGATCTCCCACATGGTAATTATAAAACTGGGAAAGACAGACCAAAAGAAAGTGAAAGCACTACGAGGCGTAAGGAAGGTCGTACAATTAGAGATAGGCCTGAAGGAGCTGATACCAGGGAGGAATTTGGGCATTGGGAGATGGACTTAGTAGAAGGGTTAAAACAAAAAGATGAACCTGCCTTACTAGTGCTGACAGAAAGACAAACTAGGCAGGAAATCATAGAAAAAATACCAAACAAAAAAGCAAAGTCAGTGGTAAAAGGACTTGATCGTATAGAAAGACGATTTGGGGTTGTTAATTTTAGGGAAACATTTAAATCGATTACTACAGACAACGGTTCAGAATTTGCAGATTATGAAGGTATAGAACAATCATATACAGGTAGCAGTATACCTAGAACTAGTTTGTATTATTGTGATGCATACTGTAGCTGGCAAAGGGGATCAAATGAAGTAGCTAATAAGTTTATCAGAAGATTTTTACCTAAAGGCACAAGTTTTAAAGGTATTAAGAGAAAACTGATAAAAAAGATTCAGGATTTTATAAATACTTATCCTAGAAAAATGTTTAACTATGAAAACTCAGATAAATTATTTAAAGAGAAATTAAGCTTTAGTGTCTAG
- a CDS encoding S1 RNA-binding domain-containing protein → MSIEVGSIVDGKVTGITNFGAFVELESGETGLVHISEVANTYVKDISNFLKEDDDVKVKVINIDDDGKIGLSIKQLEDPGDRIDHAPEMSFEEKMDRFLKQSSERQQDLKNREAKKGGNSK, encoded by the coding sequence ATGTCCATAGAAGTGGGAAGTATAGTTGATGGTAAGGTTACAGGGATAACTAATTTTGGCGCCTTTGTTGAGCTGGAAAGTGGAGAAACAGGTTTAGTTCATATTTCCGAAGTTGCTAACACTTATGTTAAAGATATTAGTAATTTTCTTAAAGAAGATGATGATGTAAAAGTTAAGGTTATTAATATCGATGATGACGGGAAAATTGGTCTTTCGATTAAACAGTTAGAGGATCCGGGTGACAGAATTGATCATGCTCCTGAGATGTCTTTTGAAGAAAAGATGGATCGTTTTCTCAAGCAGAGTAGTGAACGTCAGCAGGATTTAAAAAATAGGGAGGCAAAAAAGGGCGGTAATTCTAAATAA
- a CDS encoding ArsA family ATPase, producing the protein MINDAKIIEAVDTEPKLIFFAGKGGVGKTSISSATAVYLAEKGYKTLLLTTDPASHLEDVFEQEVGGEISAVAGVENLDIVKIDPKKVAEEYKNKVLNEAKEKNYTEEMLMGLKEELESPCTEEMASFDKFIDYTEKDYYQQIVFDTAPTGHTLRLLELPLNWNQQLEFKMANSKENQADLESQKRFKKVIEKLQDKKQTIFAFTLYPENTPILEASRAVEELKTVDIDTQLIVANKILPAEYCTTPYFKKRKAMQDKHLEEMKDIFSAPIIKMPLFAEEIKGIELLQEAGQKLFEDEKI; encoded by the coding sequence ATGATAAATGATGCTAAAATAATTGAAGCGGTAGATACAGAACCTAAATTAATATTTTTCGCTGGAAAAGGTGGAGTAGGTAAAACCTCTATCTCTTCAGCTACAGCAGTTTATTTAGCAGAAAAAGGCTATAAAACACTGCTTTTGACCACAGATCCTGCATCTCATTTAGAAGATGTATTTGAACAAGAAGTAGGTGGTGAAATATCTGCAGTTGCTGGAGTAGAAAATCTTGATATCGTAAAAATTGATCCTAAAAAAGTTGCAGAAGAATATAAAAATAAGGTTTTAAATGAGGCAAAAGAAAAAAATTATACTGAAGAAATGTTAATGGGTTTAAAAGAAGAGCTAGAATCACCATGTACAGAAGAAATGGCTTCTTTTGATAAATTTATCGATTATACAGAAAAGGATTATTATCAGCAAATTGTATTTGATACAGCGCCAACTGGTCATACTTTGCGCCTGCTTGAATTACCATTAAACTGGAATCAGCAGTTAGAGTTTAAAATGGCTAACAGCAAAGAAAATCAAGCTGATTTAGAATCTCAAAAAAGATTCAAAAAAGTAATCGAAAAATTACAGGATAAAAAGCAGACAATATTTGCTTTTACTCTTTATCCAGAAAACACTCCAATCCTTGAGGCAAGTAGAGCAGTCGAAGAATTAAAAACCGTTGATATAGATACTCAACTTATTGTGGCTAATAAAATATTACCTGCAGAATACTGTACTACCCCTTATTTTAAAAAGAGAAAAGCAATGCAGGATAAACATCTTGAAGAAATGAAAGATATATTTTCTGCTCCAATTATTAAAATGCCGCTTTTTGCCGAAGAGATTAAAGGGATTGAATTATTGCAAGAAGCTGGACAAAAACTTTTTGAGGACGAAAAAATATAA
- a CDS encoding DUF501 domain-containing protein → MLLSEKKIVELQLKRNINNFSKSAVFCPFDFPTVVIVNPYKNNIPAPTIYWLSCPYLNYKVDRLEAESNLLAVLQELLDKDHEFKNRMEKAHKKYAKMRRELLSQEDLNKAKSLSENLYQTLLYSGVGGIKDKEGIKCLHTHLAHFLIDKSNPVGEIAFEKIEWPENCSICQERIDKFASSSN, encoded by the coding sequence ATGCTATTATCTGAAAAAAAAATTGTTGAACTGCAGTTAAAAAGAAATATTAATAACTTTTCTAAGTCTGCAGTATTTTGTCCATTTGATTTTCCAACTGTAGTAATTGTTAATCCATATAAAAATAATATTCCAGCCCCAACAATATATTGGTTAAGCTGTCCATATTTAAATTATAAAGTGGATAGATTAGAAGCAGAAAGTAATCTTCTAGCAGTGCTTCAGGAGCTTTTAGATAAAGACCATGAATTCAAAAATAGGATGGAAAAAGCTCATAAAAAATATGCTAAAATGAGAAGAGAGTTATTAAGTCAGGAAGATCTCAATAAAGCAAAATCTCTTTCTGAAAACCTTTATCAAACACTCCTTTATTCTGGAGTGGGGGGGATCAAAGATAAAGAAGGTATTAAATGCTTACATACTCATTTAGCTCATTTTTTAATAGATAAGTCTAATCCGGTTGGGGAAATTGCTTTTGAAAAAATTGAGTGGCCAGAAAACTGCTCGATTTGCCAGGAAAGGATTGATAAATTTGCAAGCAGCAGCAATTGA
- a CDS encoding gamma-glutamyl-gamma-aminobutyrate hydrolase family protein → MPKEIIGITSFCGKEKEKKYNKVRCSYADAVYKAGGIPIIIPPFENLKLSSKYVDLIDALILSGGSDITPEIYGESKLPQVEDNNVFRDKWEIELFKKAYEINLPILGICRGMQLINVALGGSLYQDIDFQLNCDSPHLPLELKRKNNLEYEKHKVNILKDTQLDKILCSENIHVNSHHHQAIKHLADDLSISAKSECGITEAVEAKSKDFLIGVQWHPEDLIDSLICFNNLFSELINSVDKKK, encoded by the coding sequence ATGCCAAAGGAAATTATTGGGATTACTAGTTTTTGTGGGAAAGAAAAAGAAAAAAAATATAATAAAGTACGCTGCAGTTATGCTGATGCTGTTTATAAAGCTGGTGGTATCCCTATTATTATTCCGCCATTTGAAAATTTAAAACTTTCTTCTAAGTATGTAGATTTAATAGATGCTCTAATATTAAGCGGAGGAAGTGATATAACTCCTGAGATTTATGGCGAAAGCAAGCTTCCTCAAGTAGAGGATAATAATGTTTTTCGTGATAAATGGGAGATTGAGCTTTTTAAAAAGGCTTATGAAATTAATTTACCGATTTTAGGTATCTGTAGGGGAATGCAACTGATAAATGTAGCTTTAGGTGGCAGTTTATATCAGGATATCGATTTTCAACTTAATTGTGATTCACCACATCTACCCCTGGAGTTAAAGAGAAAAAATAATTTAGAATATGAAAAACATAAAGTAAATATTCTAAAAGACACGCAACTTGATAAAATTCTTTGTTCTGAAAATATTCATGTTAATTCTCATCATCATCAGGCAATTAAACATTTAGCAGATGATTTATCAATCAGTGCTAAATCAGAATGCGGAATTACTGAAGCTGTAGAAGCCAAAAGCAAAGATTTTTTAATTGGAGTACAATGGCATCCAGAAGATTTAATTGACAGTTTGATCTGTTTTAATAATTTGTTTTCTGAGCTCATTAATTCTGTAGATAAGAAAAAATAG
- the arsD gene encoding arsenite efflux transporter metallochaperone ArsD, giving the protein MSKIKISVYEPPMCCSSGVCGPDVDDELVEFSQTIKKLKEEGFTVERNSMNHNPFAFQNNQSVLTQVNDSGTENLPIIEINGEILTIGEYASYEKIKSAVDKI; this is encoded by the coding sequence TTGAGTAAAATTAAAATTAGTGTATATGAACCACCAATGTGTTGTAGTTCAGGAGTTTGTGGGCCAGATGTTGACGATGAATTAGTTGAATTTAGTCAAACCATAAAAAAATTAAAAGAAGAAGGTTTCACTGTAGAAAGAAATTCCATGAATCATAATCCGTTTGCATTTCAAAACAATCAATCTGTTTTAACACAGGTAAATGATTCTGGAACTGAAAATTTACCCATTATAGAAATAAACGGAGAAATATTAACAATAGGCGAATATGCATCATATGAAAAAATAAAATCCGCAGTTGACAAAATATAA